The DNA window CCCGCAGATCACCTCGGCGGCGATCCTCTCGAACTCGTCGACCTCGCAGTAGCGCGAGGGTCGCAGGTGCAGCACCGCATCGGCCTCATCGCTCACGAGCACCGGCGCGGCGGTCGCACCGCGCGCCTCGTAGGCGATCTCGACCGTTCCCTCGGGCAGGCCCTGCAGCAGGTGCAGGCGGCTGCCGAACCGATCCCGGGTCTCCGTGACGGGATGCTCGGCGCCGTCGGCCCGGACCACCAGGTGCTCCTCGGCGATCGGTGCGTCGGAGGCGGCGATGAGCAGAGCCACGTCGGTCCCTGCCGTCACCTCTGCCTTGATCCAGGCGTGCGCATGTCTGTCCACCTGTCCAGTGTCCAGCATCCGCGCCCCCTCGCGAGACCCCCGTGGGCTCGTTGCCGCCTCGTGATCGTTCACATAGGGTTGTGACGCAGTCAACGTCGATCGTCCGTCCCGCCAGGAGGAGCCCTCCGTGCCCCAGCCGTCCCGCCGCCCGCTCGGAGTCGCCATGATCGGCTACTCCTTCATGGGCCGAGCCCACTCCCAGGCCTGGCGCACCGTCAGCAGCGCCTTCGACGTCCCCGCCGTGGCTCGCCGCGTGATCGTCGGTCGGGACGAGACCGCGGTCGCCGAGGCCTCCGGCCGCCTGGGGTGGGAGGAGCATGCCACCGACTGGCGCGCCGTCCTCGACCGCGACGACATCGACATCATCGACATCTGCACCCCGGGCTCGCTCCATGCGGAGATCGCCATCGCCGCGCTCGAGGCCGGCAAGCACGTGCTGTGCGAGAAGCCGCTCGCCAACGACACCGCCGAGGCCGAGGCGATGACCGAGGCCGCCACCGCTGCGGCCGCCCGCGGCCAGATCGCCGCCCTCGGCTTCACCTATCGGCGGGTGCCGGCGCTGGCGCTCGCCCGCCAGCTGGTCGAGTCCGGCCGGCTCGGCACGATCCGCCAGGCGAAGGCGGCGTACCTCCAGGACTGGCTCGCCGATCCGGAGTCCCCGATGAGCTGGCGGCTGCGGAAGGAGACGGCCGGGTCCGGCGCACTCGGCGACATCGCCTCGCACGCCATCGACCAGATCCAGCATCTCACCGGGCAGCGGGCCACCGCGGTGCGGGGGCGCCTGGCGACATTGGTGCCGCAGCGCCCCGGGCCCGACGGCCCCGAGGCGGTCACCGTCGACGACGCCGCCTGGGCCACGCTCGAGCTCGACGGCGGCGCGATCGCCTCGGTCGAGGTCTCGCGGATGGCCACCGGGGCGAAGAACCGACTCACCGTGGAGCTCTACGGGACCGACGGCGCCCTGCGCTTCGACCTCGAGAACCCCAATGAGCTCTGGTTCCTGGACGCGACGCTCCCCATCGCCGAGCAGGGGTTCTCACGCGTGCTGGTCACCGAGCCCGAGCACCCCTACCTCGAGGCCTGGTGGCCGCAGGGCCATGTCCTGGGCTGGGAGAACGCCTTCAGCAATCAGGCACGGGACCTCCTGCTCGCGATCGACGGCACCGCCGAGTACTCCCCCGGCTTCGCCGACGGCCTCGCGCTGCAGAAGGTGCTCGACGCGATCATCGCCTCCGACGCCGCCGATGGCAGAACCATCACCCTCTGACCCGACCCACCGCACGCCGCACCACATCGCGAAGGAGCATGTCCCCATGGCACATCCGCACACCCTGTTCACCGGTCAGTGGGCCGACCTCACCCTGGACGAGGTCGCCGAGCTCGCGGCCGGCTGGGGCTACGACGGCCTCGAGATCGCCGTCGCCGGCGAGCACCTGGACGCCTCGCGGTGGGACGACGAGGAGTACATCGCCGAACGCCTGAGCATCCTGGAGAAGCACGGCCTGAAGTGCTGGGCCATCTCCAACCACCTCAAGGGACAGGCCATCTGCGACGACCCGATCGACTTCCGCCACGAGGCGATCGTCGGCCCGGCCGTCTGGGGCGACGGCGACGCCGAGGGAGTGCGCCGGCGCGCCGCGGAGGACATGAAGAACACCGCCCGTCTCGCCCAGAAGCTGGGCGTCGAGACGGTCATCGGCTTCACCGGATCGAAGATCTGGAAGTACGTGGCGATGTTCCCGCCGGTGCCCCAGGAGGTCATCGACGAGGGATACCAGGATTTCGCCGACCGCTGGAACCCGATCCTCGACGTCTTCGACGAGTGCGGCGTGCGCTTCGCCCACGAGGTCCACCCCTCGGAGATCGCCTACGACTACTGGACCACCGAGCGCACCCTCGAGGCGATCGGTCACCGCGAGTCCTTCGGCCTGAACTGGGACCCCTCGCACTTCATGTGGCAGGAGATCGACCCGGTCTCCTTCATCACCGACTTCGCCGACCGGATCTACCACGTGGACTGCAAGGACATCCGGGTGCGGATCACCGGCCGCAACACGCGCCTGGGCTCGCACCTGGCCTGGGGCGACCCGCGCCGCGGCTGGGACTTCGTCTCCTTCGGCCGTGGGGACGTGCCGTGGGACGCCGCCTTCCGCGCGCTGCGCTCGATCGGCTACGAGGGGCCCATCTCCATCGAGTGGGAGGACGCCGGGATGGACCGGCTCCACGGGGCGAAGGAGGCCATCGAGCTGCTGCGCACCCTGGACTACCCGGCCTCCGAGGTCTCCTTCGACGCCGCGTTCAGCAACCAGGGCTGAGACGGTGGCACCGAGCACCGGGCACGACGAGCGAGCCGAGCTCGCCGACACCTTCCTCGCCCTCGGGCCGCAGGCCGAGACGATCCTGCCGGGCTGGGACGCGGCGGACCTGCTGGACCACCTGCTGGTCCGCGAGGGACATCCCCATCTGGTGGCGGGGTCCTCGCTGCCGGGCCCGATCGGGCGGCGCGCCGCCCGGGCACGCCAGGCCCTGCGGGACCGGCCCTGGGAGCAGCAGGTGGACGCGCTCCGGGCCGGGCCGGGCCGCCTCTCCCCCGCCGGGACCGCGGACCGCCTGAGCGGCCAGGGCGAGCTGCTGATCCACCACGAGGATCTGCGGCGCGCTCAGGACGGCTGGGAGCCGCGCCGTCTGAGCGTGGAGGCGACGGCCGACGCGTGGAGGTCGCTCGGCCTCATGGCGCCCCTGGTGGTGCGTGTGCAAGCCGACGTCACGCTGATCTCCCCGCTCGGCGGCCGACGCCTCCGCTCCCGCCGCGGCGCCGGCAGCCTGCGGATCCATGGTGAGCCGCTCGAGCTGCTGCTGTGGGCGAGCGGCCGGGATCGCGTGGCGCGCGTACGGGTGCACGGCGACGAGGGCGGGATGCGGGCGCTCGGGGAGAGCCGACGGGGGCTCTGAGCGTCCTCAGTCCCGCGCGAGCAGGAACAGGCGGGGGTGGTGGCCCTTCTGGAAGAAGCGATGCTCCCCCGTCGGCCGCCAGCCGGAGGGAGCGGTCTCGAGCACCCGCTGCATGCGGGTGATCTCATGGGTGAGGACACCGAGACGAGCCCCGGGCGCCGCCAGCTCGGCCGCACGGGCCAGCAGATCCGCGAGCAGCTCCTCGTTGGTCTCGTGCTCGCCGAGGAGAGTGCCCCAGGGCGGATTGGTCACGATCCTCGAGAAGCCGGGCTCGAGCTCCGCCGTACGGACATCTCCCTCGAGCCAGTCGATGCGTCCCTTGCGCCGTGCCGCGCGCTGATGCGCGCGGGCCGCGTCCAGCGCGGACGGATCGAGGTCCACGCCGACGGCGCGGGCGGGGACCGCGCTGTGCAGCTGCTCGACCAGGAAGGTTCCCGAGCCGCAGGTCATGTCCAGCAGCGAGTCCTCCTCCCCCACCTGCAGCAGGTCCAGCACCGTCGCGGCGATGGTGGCGTTGACCGCTCCGGGATAGTTCACGGTGCGCCAGGCCCGGGTGGCCAGCGGGCGCGGTGTGGTGCGCAGCAGCACCTGCCAGGTCACCGGTGCGGCGCCCCGGCGCACCCGCACCACCAGGTCGCCCTCCTCGGAGACCGGCAGGTCCGCGAGCTCGCCGAGGGCCTCGGCGAGACGGCGCATGTCCGGGGTGTCGGAGCCGGCGGCCTCGAGGCGCAGCCCGTGGAAGCGCTGACGGGGCCGCTGGCGTCGGATCTCCTCGAGCAGCTCCGCGAGCCGCTGCTGGACCGAGGTCTCCAGCAGCTCCCGGGGTCGACGGGCCGGGACCGTCAGGGCCGTCGAGGCCGCGACCACGCGACGCAGCGAGCGCACCCCGTCGAGGTCACCGCTGCGCAGAGCGAGCTCGGTGGGGCCGATCCGGCGCACGGCACCGAGCTCCCGGGCCTCCTCCAGAGCGCTCTGCCCGCAGCCGTCGAGCACCTCGAGCACGAGATCATGCGTGATCTGCGACATCCGACCTCCCCGGTCATCGTATTCCTGACGATCCACGCAGGCTACCCGCACGTCGCGGTGCCGGGGCGCGGGCTGGGGTCGGTAGACTGCGAAGCGTGTTCATCGTCAGTGTGTGTTCCCTCAAGGGCGGCGTCGGCAAGACGTCCGTGACCCTCGGCCTGGCCTCCGCGGCCCTGCACCAGGGGGTGAACACGCTCGTGATCGACTTCGATCCTCAGGGCGACTCCACCCTCGGGCTGCTCGGCGAACCGGCCAGCTCCCTGGACATCGCCGAGGTGATCACCTCCCCCCGGACCGAGACCATCGACCGCGCGATCATCCCGACCCCGTGGGCCGCCGATGCGGCCTCGCATCTGGACATCATCCCGGGATCGAACCGCTCCGCCGTGATGGACGCCCCCGCGCAGAGCCCCAAGGACGTGCGCCGGCTGCATCTGGCCCTGGAGAAGCGCAGCCATCAGTACGACCTCGTGCTCATCGACTGTCCGCCCTCGCTGAACGGGCTCACCCAGATGGCGCTGGCCGCCTCGGACCGCGCCCTGGTGGTCGCCGAGCCCGGCTTCTTCGCCGTCACCGCGGCGGACCGCGCGCTCAAGCTCGCCGCCGAGATGCACGAGGACGGCATCGCCCCGCGCCTGCAGCCCCTGGGCCTGGCCGTGAACCGCTACCGGCCCCGTTCCGTCGAGCACCAGTACCGCCTGGCCGAGCTGCGGGAGCTCTTCGGCGATGCGGTGCTCGAGCCCGTCATCGAGGAGCGCGTGGGTCTGCAGCAGGCCCAGGGCGGCGCCGTGCCGCTGCACAAGTACGAGGGCGCCTCCGGAAAGAGGCTCACCGAGGACTTCGATGCGCTGCTGCGCACCGTGATGGATTCGCGCCAGAACTCCTGACCTCTCCCCCGCGCCCCGGCGCGACGAGAACGGCGAGCCCCTTCCCGGGGCTCGCCGTTCTGCTGTGCGAGGGACCGCCTGCGCGGTCGTGGAGCGGTGGCTCAGCCCGCCTGGCGTGAACGACGGCGCTCGGCCAGCTCGTCCTGCAGGGCGAGGGCGGCATCGTCGGCCGGGTTGACGCCGGGCAGGACGGCGAGATCGTTCTCGACCTCGCGCCAGACGCGGCCCACGGCGATGCCGAACACGCCCTGGCCGCCCTGGACCAGGTCGAAGACGTCCTCGGCGGAGGTGCACTCGTACACCGAGGCGCCGTCGCTCATGAGGGTGATGCCGGCGAGGTCGTCGATGCCGCGCTCGCGGAGCGCGCTGACGGCCACACGGATCTGCTGGAGAGAGACCCCGGTGTCCAGGAGGCGCTTGACGACCTTCAGCACGAGGATGTCGCGGAAGCCGTAGAGGCGCTGGCTGCCGGAGCCGTGCGCGGCGCGGACGCCGGGCTCGACGAGGCCGGTGCGCGCCCAGTAGTCGAGCTGGCGATAGGTGATCCCGGCGGCCTTGCAGGCGGCCGGGCCTCGGTAGCCGAGCTCGCCCGGGGTGTCCACCACGTCGTCGAACAGCACGCCCTGCGCGGGCTCTGCGGGGACGGTGGACTGTTCAGTGCGATCATCGCCTCGAGTGGCGTTCACGGCTACCTCCGGGTTCCGGCTCTCCGAGGGGGAAGGGTGAGAGCACCTGATCAGGGTAGCGCGAAGAACCCGTCGACCGACAGCAACTCGCCGGTCGAAGGTCACGGACGGGTGACGGCCGCTGGGGCCTCAGCCCTCCCGGAGCTTGGTCCGCAACATGGCCCCGTGCAGGGAGATCATGGATTCCCCCAGGTCACGGGCGAAGTCTTCCGCCTCACCACGGGCTGCCGAGTCCCCGGAGCGGGACCGGGGCCGGGCCACGGAGCGGATCATGTGCGCCTCCCGCTCGGCAGCCGTGCGGAGCATCACCAGGTGGCGGGGATGCAGACCTTCGTCGGCGAGGTCACGGGCGGCGGTGACGATCTCGAGCTCGGTGGCCCCGTAGAAGAGGTCCCCCTCGGGCAGCATCCCGAACTGCTCCAGCTCGGCGAGGAACTCCTCCTCGACGCCGGCCTCCCGGGCCAGCCCCCGACGGTCCAGCCGGACGGCCTGCAGCGTCGCCGAGGGTCCGGGACGCGAGGCGATCGAGGTGACCTCGGAGTCGACGCCGTGCTCGAGCAGGTGCTCCTTGATGACCTTGAGCGGCCAGAAGCGGTCGCGCTGGGCGCGCAGCACGAAGCGGAGCCGATCCACATCGTCCCGGCTGTACTTGCGATAGCCCGACGGCGTCCGCTCCGGCGTGATCAGCCCCTCGGACTCGAGGTAGTGCAGCTTGGAGTGCGCGAGATCCGGGAACTCGTCCCGCAGGATCTCGAGCACCTGGCCGATGCTCAGCCGGGAGGTCGCGGGAGAGCTCGGTCTGCGCGAGGCAGAAGCCGGCATCGAGTCAGGCCGTCCCGTCGACGACGTAGTACGTCAGGCGGTACTTCCCGATCTGCACGTCCTGTCCGGACTGCAGGCGCGCCTCGTCCACGCGGTCCTTGCCGACATAGGTGCCGTTGAGCGACCCCAGGTCGCGCACCAGGAAGCCCTCGCCGTCGCGGACGAAGGCCGCGTGCTGGCGGGAGACGGTCACGTCGTCGAGGAAGATCTCGCTCTTGGGATGACGGCCCGCGACCGTGGTCTCGGAGTCCAGCAGGAATCGCGCACCGAGGTTGGGGCCCTTGCGCACGATGAGCAGCGCGCTGCTCGGGGGCAGGTTCTCGATCGCCCGACGATCCTGGGACGAGAGACCGGGGTCGGCGTCGTCCACGGGGTCATTGGGCGAGATCGCGCTCAACTTCGACGTGTGATCGAGATTGTCGTCGTTCCACTCGGTGTTCGCTGACACCACGCACCCCTTCCTGGCCTGCTGCGGATCCGGTGCGATGAGCGCACGGGATTCCGCACGCTCATCCTCGCATGCCGCGAGAGGTGGGCGGGGCCTTCTCGACCACGTCAGGGCAAGACTTGACGATCATTTGACCACTCGGGAATGCTCCGGTGCGCTCAGCTGCACCGTCGCATCGATCCGCACGTCGTCGTCCGCGATCGCCGCGAGGCTCCCGCCGTCGCCGGCGACGGAGTCCGCCGCGCCGCCCGGGATCCGCAGCGCCGGCTCCATCACGGCGGGGTCCCCGATCGCCCGGATCTCGTACGGCGACCCGATCGCGGTGCCGTCGACCAGCAGTCCCCCGCCGGGGGCGGTGGTGATCGAGGTCGACGCCACCACGCGCACGTCGCCGATCTGGATCACCTCGGCCCCGGCGTTGCGGAGCTCCTGGACCACACCCAGCAGCGTCGAGGCGCGCACGCCCTGCTCGGGATCCGCGATCGTGATGACCGCGCCCCGGCCCGTCGCCGGCACCGTCCCGGCGAGGATCTCCAGGTCGGACAGCCGCTCCTCGGCGGCGTTCTGGGCCGCGACGTCGTCCTCCCGGCCGGAGCGCAAGGTCTCCAGGGTCCGCTCGAGCTCGGCGTTCTCGACCTCGAGATCGGAGGAGTGACGACCGGACTCGTCCAGCAGGCGCACCAGCTCCTGCTGGCTGGCGCCCTCGAGAGAGTCCTCCCCCTGGCGCACCTGGGCGGCGATCGAGAGGCCCAGCAGCAGGCACAGCAGGCCGACGATCACCTGGGCGGTCGTGGCCTGCGGGCGCAGCGAGTCGCCCAGGCGCCGCCAGACCAGCCGCTGCTGGTCCGGCGACTCCGGGGTGCGGGTGCCGTCGGTCATGACCGGAAGAGCAGGCGCCGGATGGCGGCCGCGTTGGAGAAGATGCGGATCCCGAGGACCACGATGACCGCGGTAGAGAGCTGGGAGCCCACCCCGAGCTGATCACCGAGGAACACCAGGAAGGCCGCGATCCCGACGTTGAACAGGAACGAGGTGATGAAGACATGGGAGTCGAAGGCGCCGTCGAGGCTGGCTCGCAGGCCTCCGGCCAGGGTGTCCAGCGCGGCGACCACGGCGATGGGCAGATAGGGCTGGAGCAGGACGGGAACGTCCGGCTGCACGACCAGGCCCAGCACGATGCCGAGCACCAGTCCGACGATGGCGATCACGGGGAATCCTCCTCGGTGCCGCCCTCGGCGGCGGTCGATGCGGTGCCCGGCTCCTCGGCCGGGAGCGTCTCGGACGCGGGCTCGGAGTCCTCCTCGAGGACCGAGGCCTCACGGAGGGTCCCGCTGGGGAGGGCAGGGACCGAGAGCTCCTCGGACTCCTCCCAGGAGCGACGGATCCCGAAACGGGAGGAGACCCCCTGGAGGTACTCCCCCGTCTCCGACTCGTCGACCGTGGTGCGCAGCTGCTCGGCGTCGCCGAGCGCCGTGATGCGGTACGGCGGCGACAGGGGGTGGAAGTCGACGAGCACGGCGGAGCCGGCCGTGCGGATCGCCGTGGAGGGCCCGACCCGCTGTCCGTTGACCGAGATCGCCTCCGCGCCCGCGGCCCACAGCCCGTTGACGGCGATCTGCAGGTCTCCGTCGGTCACACGGTTGACGGTCCCGGCCCCCGCCCCCGGGCTGGAGGGGAGCGGGGCGGAGTCGTCCAGCTCCAGCACGACGCCCGGTCCGCTCAGGACCGTGCCCGTGCCCGCCGTCTCGAAGGCGCCGAGACGCTCCGCGGCGCCGGCCTCGCCCTGCTCGAGCACCTCGGCCTGGGCGTCGGCGACCTGGGACTCGAGGTCTGCCCGGCGCTCCTCGAGCTGCGACGCCTCGGTGCGGGTCTCCCGCACCTCCGCCTCGAGCAGGGCGCGGGGGCTGTCCTCCGCGGCGGCCTCATGCCGGAGGTCGAGGACGGAGACGGCGACCGCGAAGCCGAGCACGAGCGCGAGGAGCAGCGTGATGGTGCGCGTGTACCGGTTGTCCGGCGGCGCGGCCTCCGCGGCCGGGTGCTCGTGCGGACGCAGCGGGGCGACGCTGTACGGGTTCGCGGTCAGGGCGCGCAGCAGCGAGGTCGGCGAGTACGGGGTCTCACCGTGGGGAGTCTCGTGCTCGGCCGGGCGCATGCCTGCAGTGTAGGAGCGGGCCGCAGGCGGATCCCGCAGACCCGCTGGGCGAGCCGCCGAGCGAGCTCCCGGCACCGCTCCCCCACTACCCCACGGCGCGCCCTCCGACTCGCCACGGCACAGGTGCCGCAGGTCACGCCCTTCCCGATTCGCTCTTCCGGGCAGTGTCGGGGTACTGTATTCCTCGGTCCTCCGGTGACGGAGAACCACGAAGGATCTCGGGCTGTGGCGCAGCTTGGTAGCGCACCTGACTGGGGGTCAGGGGGTCGCAGGTTCAAATCCTGTCAGCCCGACAAAAAAGCCCAGGTGAGAGCATGTTTCTCACCTGGGCTTCGTCGTTTTCCTGGGTGGTCACTTGCTGGTCCACTCGCTAGATCTGCTCGATCCGGGCACCGTCGAAGTGGACCAGTCCCGTTAGGCGTCGTAGCCCGCGGAGTGCACCAGAAGGTGCCCGTGAAGTTCAGTCCGGAGTTGCGATACCGCACCGTGCGCATGGTTCACGACAGTCAGGCCCGAGAGGGTGGCCCCGCTCGCAGTCGATTCGTGAGCTCACCCCGCGGTTCGGGGTCGGCGATGATGAGACGCTGCGGATCTGGTGCACTCCCTGCGGGCACCACCGAGCCTGCGGGTTGCCACGGATCAGCCGCTTAACCTCTGCGAGATCGGTCATCAGTTAGCGCGGAGTGTGTTTCGTACGCC is part of the Brachybacterium ginsengisoli genome and encodes:
- a CDS encoding Gfo/Idh/MocA family protein is translated as MIGYSFMGRAHSQAWRTVSSAFDVPAVARRVIVGRDETAVAEASGRLGWEEHATDWRAVLDRDDIDIIDICTPGSLHAEIAIAALEAGKHVLCEKPLANDTAEAEAMTEAATAAAARGQIAALGFTYRRVPALALARQLVESGRLGTIRQAKAAYLQDWLADPESPMSWRLRKETAGSGALGDIASHAIDQIQHLTGQRATAVRGRLATLVPQRPGPDGPEAVTVDDAAWATLELDGGAIASVEVSRMATGAKNRLTVELYGTDGALRFDLENPNELWFLDATLPIAEQGFSRVLVTEPEHPYLEAWWPQGHVLGWENAFSNQARDLLLAIDGTAEYSPGFADGLALQKVLDAIIASDAADGRTITL
- a CDS encoding sugar phosphate isomerase/epimerase family protein; protein product: MAHPHTLFTGQWADLTLDEVAELAAGWGYDGLEIAVAGEHLDASRWDDEEYIAERLSILEKHGLKCWAISNHLKGQAICDDPIDFRHEAIVGPAVWGDGDAEGVRRRAAEDMKNTARLAQKLGVETVIGFTGSKIWKYVAMFPPVPQEVIDEGYQDFADRWNPILDVFDECGVRFAHEVHPSEIAYDYWTTERTLEAIGHRESFGLNWDPSHFMWQEIDPVSFITDFADRIYHVDCKDIRVRITGRNTRLGSHLAWGDPRRGWDFVSFGRGDVPWDAAFRALRSIGYEGPISIEWEDAGMDRLHGAKEAIELLRTLDYPASEVSFDAAFSNQG
- a CDS encoding TIGR03085 family metal-binding protein; amino-acid sequence: MAPSTGHDERAELADTFLALGPQAETILPGWDAADLLDHLLVREGHPHLVAGSSLPGPIGRRAARARQALRDRPWEQQVDALRAGPGRLSPAGTADRLSGQGELLIHHEDLRRAQDGWEPRRLSVEATADAWRSLGLMAPLVVRVQADVTLISPLGGRRLRSRRGAGSLRIHGEPLELLLWASGRDRVARVRVHGDEGGMRALGESRRGL
- a CDS encoding methyltransferase; its protein translation is MSQITHDLVLEVLDGCGQSALEEARELGAVRRIGPTELALRSGDLDGVRSLRRVVAASTALTVPARRPRELLETSVQQRLAELLEEIRRQRPRQRFHGLRLEAAGSDTPDMRRLAEALGELADLPVSEEGDLVVRVRRGAAPVTWQVLLRTTPRPLATRAWRTVNYPGAVNATIAATVLDLLQVGEEDSLLDMTCGSGTFLVEQLHSAVPARAVGVDLDPSALDAARAHQRAARRKGRIDWLEGDVRTAELEPGFSRIVTNPPWGTLLGEHETNEELLADLLARAAELAAPGARLGVLTHEITRMQRVLETAPSGWRPTGEHRFFQKGHHPRLFLLARD
- a CDS encoding ParA family protein is translated as MFIVSVCSLKGGVGKTSVTLGLASAALHQGVNTLVIDFDPQGDSTLGLLGEPASSLDIAEVITSPRTETIDRAIIPTPWAADAASHLDIIPGSNRSAVMDAPAQSPKDVRRLHLALEKRSHQYDLVLIDCPPSLNGLTQMALAASDRALVVAEPGFFAVTAADRALKLAAEMHEDGIAPRLQPLGLAVNRYRPRSVEHQYRLAELRELFGDAVLEPVIEERVGLQQAQGGAVPLHKYEGASGKRLTEDFDALLRTVMDSRQNS
- a CDS encoding MerR family transcriptional regulator; translated protein: MNATRGDDRTEQSTVPAEPAQGVLFDDVVDTPGELGYRGPAACKAAGITYRQLDYWARTGLVEPGVRAAHGSGSQRLYGFRDILVLKVVKRLLDTGVSLQQIRVAVSALRERGIDDLAGITLMSDGASVYECTSAEDVFDLVQGGQGVFGIAVGRVWREVENDLAVLPGVNPADDAALALQDELAERRRSRQAG
- the ftsR gene encoding transcriptional regulator FtsR: MPASASRRPSSPATSRLSIGQVLEILRDEFPDLAHSKLHYLESEGLITPERTPSGYRKYSRDDVDRLRFVLRAQRDRFWPLKVIKEHLLEHGVDSEVTSIASRPGPSATLQAVRLDRRGLAREAGVEEEFLAELEQFGMLPEGDLFYGATELEIVTAARDLADEGLHPRHLVMLRTAAEREAHMIRSVARPRSRSGDSAARGEAEDFARDLGESMISLHGAMLRTKLREG
- a CDS encoding FHA domain-containing protein, encoding MSANTEWNDDNLDHTSKLSAISPNDPVDDADPGLSSQDRRAIENLPPSSALLIVRKGPNLGARFLLDSETTVAGRHPKSEIFLDDVTVSRQHAAFVRDGEGFLVRDLGSLNGTYVGKDRVDEARLQSGQDVQIGKYRLTYYVVDGTA
- a CDS encoding DUF881 domain-containing protein — protein: MTDGTRTPESPDQQRLVWRRLGDSLRPQATTAQVIVGLLCLLLGLSIAAQVRQGEDSLEGASQQELVRLLDESGRHSSDLEVENAELERTLETLRSGREDDVAAQNAAEERLSDLEILAGTVPATGRGAVITIADPEQGVRASTLLGVVQELRNAGAEVIQIGDVRVVASTSITTAPGGGLLVDGTAIGSPYEIRAIGDPAVMEPALRIPGGAADSVAGDGGSLAAIADDDVRIDATVQLSAPEHSRVVK
- a CDS encoding small basic family protein — encoded protein: MIAIVGLVLGIVLGLVVQPDVPVLLQPYLPIAVVAALDTLAGGLRASLDGAFDSHVFITSFLFNVGIAAFLVFLGDQLGVGSQLSTAVIVVLGIRIFSNAAAIRRLLFRS
- a CDS encoding DUF881 domain-containing protein, coding for MRPAEHETPHGETPYSPTSLLRALTANPYSVAPLRPHEHPAAEAAPPDNRYTRTITLLLALVLGFAVAVSVLDLRHEAAAEDSPRALLEAEVRETRTEASQLEERRADLESQVADAQAEVLEQGEAGAAERLGAFETAGTGTVLSGPGVVLELDDSAPLPSSPGAGAGTVNRVTDGDLQIAVNGLWAAGAEAISVNGQRVGPSTAIRTAGSAVLVDFHPLSPPYRITALGDAEQLRTTVDESETGEYLQGVSSRFGIRRSWEESEELSVPALPSGTLREASVLEEDSEPASETLPAEEPGTASTAAEGGTEEDSP